From the Petroclostridium xylanilyticum genome, the window TGGCTCCGGCACACGCACCAACCAAGTCACATTTTGCCCTTAGTACAAAAAAAGTCTTATCTCCTGCCAGACTGCTTCCTTCGAGAGATTCAAAGTTCGCCTGTCCTTTCGAAATGACTATATCCGCTTCTTCAAATTGGTCTAAAAATTCTTTAGAACACCTATCGATATAAACACCCATAAAGTTGCTGCCATTGGTAATTACCTTTGCAAGTTCTATCATACCAACCTCAACCGCATCAATCATGGTAGAATCATTTAAAATAGGTCCTCCCTTTACAGCATATATAATTTCCTGGGCATACTTCTTTAACTGCAATACTAAAAGCTTATCAAATACAATCTCCCCACTATTATCACCAAGAATCAGTATTTTTTTACATGTAGCAAGCTTCTGTTTAAAATCGTCATAGTCGCACAAGTCAAATTCTTTATCGGTAATTTCCCTTAAAGCCGCATGAATATCAAAATCCGGCATAATGCCCATATCTATTACATTTCCGGCTACTGCCACCTTAAATGCTGTCAGCAGAGGATCTGTGGAATTATTAATAATGCCTTCCACCTTATCATACAAGCTGAATGCCAGCCTGTTGGATTCCTCTTTAGCCTGTCTGAACGGATCTTCCATATCCATTGCTTTATATGCTTCCAGCAATACAATAGATGAATTCTCAGCGGGTGAAGCATTGATGTCCAATGTAGGAATAATTTTAATCACCTGGTTTATCACTTCATTATATTTTTCTTTAGGATAATTTGCAGCTTTTAATGTAGATATGACCTGTTTTAAATAACAGGGTACACATTCTATTTCAACTTTCATACTTTGACCTCTTTCTATATAATCATTCACGGTCTACAGATTCCTACCCACTACGAGATATTTTATCACACTAAAGTATTAAAGTAAATATACTACTCTTTCGTCAAATTCGCAAATGCAGCCATCAAATTTTTAGTCCCGATGCTTTCAAATGCAATTTCTAATTTTACATCATTTCCTATAGGCTGCGCACCTATCACCATGCCTTTACCGAATTTCCTGTGGATTACAATGTCTCCAACATTAAAATCCAGTGATGCTTTTTCAGGTTTTGTCAGGGTATTGCCAAGGATACTGCTTTTAGGAATCGTCGGTGTTTTTGTAACCGTATTGCTTTGCTTAAATTCAGTCTCCGGTTTTCCTTCCAGCAACTCACCAGGAATTTCTTCCACAAACCTTGAAAGGCGGTTGTACATGGTGCTTCCAAATAAAGTCCTGCGAAACGCATGAGTTATATACAGCTGTTCCTGCGCCCGGGTAATGCCTACATAGCACAGTCTTCTCTCTTCCTCCAACTCACTTTCATCCATGCTTGAACGATAACCGGGGAATATGCCCTCTTCCATGCCGCACAGGAATACTACCGGAAATTCCAGTCCTTTTGCACTATGCAAGGTCATAAGTACTACTGCATCCTGCTCTTCATCATAATTGTCAATATCCGATACCAGGGACACTTCTTCCAAAAAAGCCTCCAATGTCTTTTGTTCGGAATTATTTTCAAATTCCATGGCAATGGAGATAAACTCTTTCAGGTTTTCTATCCTTGTCTGAGCCTCAATGGTTTCTTCCCGTTCCAGAGCCTCCAAATAACCTGTCTTCTCCAATACTTTATTGACTAACTGGGTAACAGTCAGCTCATCTTTTTCAGCTCTTAACGAGTTTATTAAATGTACAAAATCCATCAGCTTGGCTGATGCTCTTGTTAAAGCAGATATGCTGTCTGCATTGGAGATAGTAGCAAAAATACTTGTCTCTC encodes:
- a CDS encoding damage-control phosphatase ARMT1 family protein — encoded protein: MKVEIECVPCYLKQVISTLKAANYPKEKYNEVINQVIKIIPTLDINASPAENSSIVLLEAYKAMDMEDPFRQAKEESNRLAFSLYDKVEGIINNSTDPLLTAFKVAVAGNVIDMGIMPDFDIHAALREITDKEFDLCDYDDFKQKLATCKKILILGDNSGEIVFDKLLVLQLKKYAQEIIYAVKGGPILNDSTMIDAVEVGMIELAKVITNGSNFMGVYIDRCSKEFLDQFEEADIVISKGQANFESLEGSSLAGDKTFFVLRAKCDLVGACAGAKLGNTLFIRNKVR